GGCCAACCAAGTGCTAAGGCCGCTGACCTCAAAGCCTTTGGCTATGGCAAAGCCGCTGCCAAACAGTAAAATTATATCGTAGGGCAATTTTTGGGCTTCTTTCCATGTGCAAAGAGCGCGGGCAGGCTTACTTTTTGAGGGAATAAAAAACAAAGCAAAAGCCATTAAAATAGCCACCGTGCTGTCTTGTACATAGTTGGGTTGTGGCAGTAAATTAGCCCATCCGGATATTGTAAAATTGCCCAAAACCAAATCATCCCGAAAAAACCAAAGCAATGCCGCTATTGTTAAAACGCCCGCCAACATTTTTTCTTCGTAGCGCCACGCGCCTAACTGTGCGTATTGCTGTTTAAAATGACCAATATCAAAGGGCAATGCAGCTTGTTTGCGCAGGCAAAACCAATATAAAATGGCAAAAATAGATGCCAATAAACATATCGATAAAGGCAGGCCGGCAGTTAGCCATCCGGCAAAAGAAATACCCGGCTCGTTAGGGTAGTTTTTTTCGTAAAAGCCCGAAAAAATTAAATTAGTAGGTGTGCCTATTATGGTTGCCATGCCTCCAATGGTAGCGCTATAGGCCAAACCCAACATTAAAGCGGCATTAAATTTTGTAACCGCACGGGGGTCAGTTTGCTCGCTGTCGGTTTCAACGCGGTTTACTATGGCTAATACGGCTGCCAGCAGCATCATGGTGGTTGCCGTGTTCGAAATCCACATCGAAATAAACCAACTGCAAAGCATGGCACCCATTAAAACCGTTAAAGGATTGCGCCCTAATACCGACAAAATTTTTAGCGATAACCGTATATGCAGCCCCCAATGCTCAATACTAAAGGCCAAAATAAAACCGCCAACAAACATAAATATTATATGATCCATGTATTGAATGGCAGTGGTTTTTGCATCGAGCACCCCCAGCAAAGGCATCAACAAAAAGGGCACAAAGGCTGTAACGGCAATATGAGTGGCCTCGAGCATCCACCAGGTTGCCACCCAAACAATAATACCCGCCATTATTGAAACCTGCGGCTTGGCAGGGTCAAGGTCAATTACAAAAAAAAACAGGCAAGCCAGTAAGGGGCCAGCTATTAGTTTAAGTTGCTTTGAAGATAAAAATAAAGTTCGGCGCTTGCTTTTATGCTGTTTGGAAGACATTTTAATGGGGAGTGCGATAGTTTTTATTTAAGTGCACAATGATAGGCAAATTTGTTCTTAATTTTGGGCTTTGTTTTGTTTGGCCTTGAAAAAAAATCCGGATAATATTTTTAGGTTATCAGTAATTTAATAAGCAGTTTGCATGTTTATTCTTTTTCTTGCTATACCTGTTTCGAGGTAGTTTTGAAAAATGTTTAATAAATATATTATTTTTACAATTTGTGCTCTTTCCTTAGTTTTTACTTTACTTATGCTCATCCGGATAGTTAAAATGCAATTTACATCAAACGGAGCTAATCTTTTTGAACCAATCTTTTTGCAGGTAAAACCTCAAATTTTACAACAAGAAGGTTGCCTTAGCGTTGAACTTTGGCGCGACACGCTTGACCCTAACACGTATTTTACTTACAGCCTTTGGCAAAGCCCTCAAGATTTGGCTCAATACCGGGCATCGGCACTTTTTTTGCAAACATGGCGGCAGGTAAAACCTTTGTTTGCCGCTCCGGCGCAAGCCTGGTCGGTTGAAAAATTGGCGTAGTGTATTTATTTTATTTTTCTCTTGGCTGATTGATTGATTTATACTTTTACTTTTTTATTATGAACAAATTAAGTGCCGCTTTTTTCCGGAAAATGGCTTTTGCGTGGGCGTTTATCATCGTTATTATATCGTTATTGCCCGCCGAAAAACTGCCCCGGATGCCATTTACGCTTTTACACCCCGATAAAATTGGGCATTTGGTTTTTTATGGCATTTTAACTTATTTAGTGCATAAGGGCTTTAAACTGCATTACATGATTACCTTTATAGGTGTGGTTTTGTTTGGGTTACTAATGGAAATTTTTCAGGTTAGCTTTACCAACCGTTACTTTGAACTGGCCGATTTAATTGCCGATGCTGCTGGCGCAGCCTTAACTTTGCTTGTTTTAGGTTATAAATTTAGGGCACAAAAAAACTAATTCACAAGTTTGATGGAAAAACTATTATCTTTGCTTTTGTTTTCAAAGTATAATGCCCTTTTCCCTCCACTCAAATTACACGTACACACCTATGAAAGATGTGTTAAAAAACATGAACAAGGCTTTTGACAGCCGGGTTCGTATAGCTATAATGTCGTTATTATTGGCCAACGAATGGGTTGATTTTAACTCAATCAAAGAAACACTTGGAATTACCGATGGAAATTTGGCCAGCCATACCACCTCGTTAGAGCGAAAACGTTATATTGAAGTTACTAAAAAATTTGTAGGCAAACGCCCCAATACTTCGTATAAAGCTACCGAGCTGGGCAAAATTGCCTTTTTTAACTATGTCGCTTGCCTAAGGCAATTACTTCCGGCGCAATCTTTACCTCAAACCACCGATGCTAACAAATAACAATCTGAAAACTAATCTATACATCTACGCAATCACTTGCAAACTGAAACAAAAAACAAACCGGCGTTTTCAATTACCCGCTTCGCAAAAAGCCTACAAAATGCTTTTAACGGCCTATTTTGGGTGTTTACCCACGAGCGCAATATGCAATTACATGCCGTAGCTGCTTTATTAGCTGTTTTGTTTGGTATTTGGCTGCGGGTTTCGGGTATTGAGTGGGCAGTTTTGTGCCTAACTATTGGCAGTGTAATGGCCGCCGAGGCTTTTAATAGCGCTATTGAACAACTGACCGATATGGTAAGTCCTGATTTTAATCCCAAGGCCGGCTTAGTAAAAGACCTTGCAGCCGGAGCTGTAACTTTAGTAGCAATAAGTGCGGTAGCCGTAGCAATCGGTATTTTTGCGCCTAAAATATGGTCTAAATATTTGGTTTTGTATTTTAGTTAAACAATATTACTGTAATTTTTATTGTCTTATTTGTTAGGTTATGGGTGTAATGCGCAGGCAAGGCCTTAAAAGTATGTTAATGGCCTATATTGGTGTTGTTCTGGGCGCAATCAATGTATTAGCAGTATATCCGGCGTGTTTAACCCCCGAACTAATTGGTTTGTCGGGCGCGCTAACCGACTCGGCTATGTTGTTACTACCTACTGTGTTATTAGGCAGTACGTACATGGGCGTTAAGTTTTTTCCTAACTTTAATAATACAAATAAAAAGCACAACGGATTTTTAGGTTTACTACTGTTAATACCTCTGTTTGGTTTTGCGGTGTTTGCCTTGATTTTTCCGGCAATAAAGCCTTTGCTGCAAAGTTTATTTATAAAACAATCGCCGTTATTTAGTCAATATATAGTTTATTTATTGCCGCTGCTTTTTTTGTTTGCTTTGCAATGGGCCTTAGAAAGTTGGCTCAAATCGCTATTTTTAGTTGCCATACCCAGTTTACTGCGCGAAACTTTATGGCGATTATTAGTAATAGCTGCCTGTGTTTTGTACTTTTATGGTTTTGTTAACCAGCACGGATTTGTAATTGCCTATATTGGTTGCTATGCAATAGTTTGCCTTTGTTTTGTTTTATATGTAATAGGACTTAAAAAATTTTATTGGAGAATAAACTTTGCTCAGCTTAATAAACCTTTAGTCCGCCAAATGGCTACCTACTCGGGGTATATTATTTTAGCCGGATTGGGCGTAATTGGTATGCGCACCATTGATGCACTAATGATTACTTCGATGAGCGGTTTACATAGTGCTGGTGTTTACCGGATAGCCTTCTTTATTGGTACTATAATAGAAATACCTTATAGGGTGTTTACCCAAATTGCCTCGCCCTTAGTGGCAAGTTATTTAAGCAATAAAAATATTACAGCCTTAGACGAGGTATATAAAAAAGTATCTATTAACCAGTTTATAGTAGGTTTGTTGTTGCTACTGTTAATTGCCTTAAACTTAAATACATTGTTTAAACTAATGCCAAATGGGCAAATATATGCTGCCGGGTGGTATGTGGTTTTAATAATTGGTGCGGCAAAAGTTATTGACAGTTTAACCAGTGTAAACAACGAAATCATTGTTTACTCTGATTTTTACCGTATTAGTTTACTCATTATGCTTTCAACGGTAGCCGTTACTATTATTTCTAACTTAGTTTTAATACCGTTATGCGGCATAACCGGGGCCGCCATTGCCACCTTGGCAACTATTACATTGTTTAATTTTTTAAAATTGTGGTTTATATATTACAAATACAAAATACAGCCATTTAGCAAGCAAACAGTCAAAGTGTTGGGTGCAGCCTTAATAAGTGCAATACCCGCTTTTTTGATACCTCAATTAGGCCATTATTTACTCGACAGCACTTTAAAAACTATATTTTTAGTAGGAATTTATAGCACTTTAATTTGGAAATGGAATATTTCTCCAGATATTAATATGTTTCTAATTAGCTTAATGAGTAAAATAAAACAGCGTTAGCGTATTACTTTTAGCAGTACTTCGGTTGTTGCGTTTATAAAACACTTAGGCTAAAGAAAATTTTTTTTATCCGGAGGAGGTAAGTTGCATTTATGCCTTACCCACCTCCACCCACCAACAAAATTTTACCTATAAGGGCAGGGTTTTTTTCTTCCGGATGATTGGGCGTGAAATGGTAATAATACATGCCTTGGGCTAAATTATTGGTAAGCATTGTAACCCAATGGGATAGCGGCAACCGACCAAACCAACTGCCCTAAGGTATTGTACAAAGCCAACTGCCCAACTAACGCCTGGCTGTATTGCAACAGCTTTTTGTTTTTGCAACGCATAAGATTTAAAGTTTTTAAAATGAAAATTATATTAGTCAACGGCAAATTTAACGCATTTTTTATTTAGTTGCAAGAGATGGGGGCAAAAAAAGCGTCTTGAATTGTGATTCATGTGATTTGGGCGTAGAGATGGGTTATGGCTGGGAAACCAGGCTCAACTATAAGGATTTGAATATTAATTGCCTCCGGATAATTTTTTTCAAAGTGTATCGTCTGAATTAGAATTTTTTCGCTTCAATTATTAACAAGATTTTAACGTTTGCCCATAAACGAAAGTCTTACCTATATAATTTTTAAGCGCACAAGAAAAAATGCCCTAACACGTTGTTGCACAATGAAACAAGAAAGAATAAATTTATCCGAATAAATTTATCCGGATTTTAACCTATTGCCAAGATGTTTGAGGGCAAAAAATACCCATCCGGAAAAAATAAAAAAAAAAATTTTTCAACTTTTTTGGTACAAAGTAAAAAACACCTTATCTTCACTCAATTTTTCCAATCAAACCATTTTTTATTACCTAACTCCTTTAAATCAATCTTAACAAAATACAAAAAAAATTATCGCTTAAACTTATACACATGAAAAAACTCTTATTATTATTTGTTCTATGCGCTTTTTTATTGAGCGCAAACACCTATGCAGGTATTGTTGACGTTCGCTTTGCCGACCCACAATATAGCGGCAACTCGTACTGTGTTAAAGTACAAGTAAAAGCCCAAGACATTAGTTTTGAATTGGGTAGTGCCACCATTTTCTTCGATTATAATATGGATGCTATCGGAAAACCCAGCGTTAAATCGTTAAATTTTAACGATAAAAATAATTGTGGACCAGGCGGTACTACAAGCTACACCAACAGTTTTACTTTTTTAGAGCTTGATAAAGCAGGCGAAGGTAACTACGCTATTTTATTAAATGCACCAAATTCGGGCTGCCCGTCTGTTACCACTGCTTGGGTTGATGTTGCCGAATTTTGCTTCGAAGTGTTAAATCCAAATTTAGAAGTTGGCCTTAAAATTAACACCAAATACACTGCGTTTAACACTGTAGCAAACAATGGCCAAATGCACGATTTAGGCGAAGTTGGCGGCGTTGAAGGTACTGCTACCGAATCGCCCGTTTTGGTAAAATACAACGCCAATATTAGCGTTTACCCTAACTTTACCCAAAGCAAAGTTTATATTGACCTAAAAGCCCAAAACACTGCCAAAGCCGTTATTAATATTTACGACATGACAGGCCGCGTAGTTAGCTACCTCGAAAAAGATGCCGTTGTAGGCAAACAAAGTTACGAAATTGACCTTGCCGGCTTTACTAATGGCTACTACCTGATTGATATACACCAGGGCAATAACAAAGTTAGCCACAAAGTACTGTTAACACATTAGCAAACCCAATAATTAATTTAACAAACTAGTACAAAAGCGCATTGGTTGTAAATGTATAACCATTGCGCTTTTTTGTTCAATGAAACGCGCTATGATTCGCCTTAAAAAACATACCCGATTTTAGTTTTAACTCAACTAAAATCGGGTGTTTTTAACATTTGAGTATCTACATGTTTTGGAACGGCAATAACAAGGTTCCTTTTTTGTTAGTACTATACCTACCTGCTTTTAATTTGCGCTTCCCTTGTATTTTGTATTTTTTTAACCATTTCGGAGGGAGTGGAATATCGAAATTGAAGTTCAGAGCAAAACTGGTTTGGCAACTTTTGGTACTAGGAGGGTATTGTAGTATTATGCCTTCTTTAGTGATTTTTCCAAACAAAAAGTAATCACTAACTTGCGACAGATGCTCTTCAAATGAGTGTGCTTCAGCCTCGCCACCACTAGAATCATCACCACCGTCTGTGCCGCCACTAGCATCACCACCGCCATCACTGCCGCCACTACTGTCACCGCCGTCATCACCATCACCACCAGTATCCGGTTTTTTCTTAATTATACCACCCAAAAAATCGAGTATATCATCAATAATTTCGCCTAAAGGGCTTTTGCCCTTTTCAATGTCCACCTCATTATCGTCTCCAATAATTATGGTGGGGTTACAATCTTTGCCTTCGGGGCAATCAATATCAATTACAACCGGCGGTGGACAGGCTTTTACACTTAACGCACTTAAAAAAAGAGTAAGTGCGAAGAAAACAAGTAGAAATTGTTGTTTGAGTTTTAACATACAATAAGATGTTTAAGGAGTGAGAGATAAAAATATGATTATGAAGATTAACGATATGAAGGTTAACGAATTGTTATTTTAAATTAGGCAGATAGCTTGCATTATCTATTCGGGCAGATAGTTTGCTTTAACCCTAAACATTTTTCGCTTAAGACAAGCGTATATTTGTTAGCTTTACCAAATATTGATTGTAAATTTTTAAGAACTCATATATAAATATATAAAAAAATGCGAAAAGATTGCCTTTTAGTAAAACTTATATACAAAGCTAACTAAAATTGTTGTAAACTAAATACAAAATTATTTTTTTACTACTAGAATAAGCACTTAACACCACATCATATTCAGCTAATAAAAGTATATTTACTAATCTTTATGCCCACAACAGCAAAAACAACAACACAAACACAACCTGTAATTACCCCACCCCCTCCAGGTTTTATACGCATTGCCGGCGTTGACCCTGGCACAACTGCAATGGGTTACGCTATTATTGACGCGGCTAAAAACGAACACATATTGTTGAGCATGGGTGTCATTCAACTCCATAAATATCCGGATGCTTACGTAAAGCTCGAAAAAATATTTGAACGACTTCATGGCATTTTTGAATATTTCAACCCAAATGTATTAGCCATAGAAGCTCCTTTTTACGGTAGTAATGTGCAAAGTATGTTAAAATTAGGGCGCGCTCAAGGGGTGGCTATTACGGCAGCTATGCTCCACAAGATGCCGGTTTTTGAGTACGCGCCGCGCAAAATAAAACAAGCTATAACGGGCAACGGCAATGCCTCGAAAGAGCAGGTAGCAGCGTTATTGCTTAAAATGTTACAGCTAAATAAAGCCCCAAGTTTTTTAGATGCCACCGATGCTTTGGGGGTAGCTGTTTGCCACTCTTTTCAGGTGTTTTCGGCGTTAGGTGCAGGTAATACTGGTAATAGTTTGGGTGCGAACAAGCCAGCCCGCAAAAAAAAGCCTGCCAACTGGGATAGTTTTATTGCAGAAAATCCGCATCGGGTAAAAAAGTAGCCGTGTTGTGCGGTAGTTTGCTCCGTATGCCTTCAGTTAGCGATTGGTACTGCTGTGGCGTAAATTGCAAACGAGGCTTTGTAAAATCGAGATCGTGGATGGTTTGTAGCGGCACCAAATGCACATGAGCATGCGGCACCTCGAGGCCTACAACAGCAATGCCTATGCGCTGACAAGGAACGGCCAAACGCAGTGCAGTTGCAATTTTTTTTGAAAATAGCATTATTCCGGATAAATCAGCATTGTCTAAATCAAAAAAATAGTCGATTTCGTGCTTAGGTACCACCAAAGTATGCCCTTCTGCAATGGGATTAATATCTAAAAAGGCAAAATAACGGTCATTTTCGGCAATTTTATACGAGGGTATTTGCCCGGCGATAATACGCGAAAAAATAGTTGACATTTTTTATGAATTATTAAAAGTGAAAAAGCGGCAAGCCAAGTGCATGCGTTTTAAGCAAGTAGCGAAGAAATATTGCACCCGAATTTATGAAACGCTTACTTGCCGCCATTTAATTATTTGATTAACTAACCGCCACAAAATTACACTGTTTTTTTTAAATTTTAGATTAGTGGTTAGTGATTTGTGGTTAGTGAATAGTTCGTTAGATCCGGAACATTTGCCTTGGTTTTATCTAACAAATATATGATTTTGAAGAAAAAAATCGTAAATTTGCCCGCTTTTTTTATTTTAATTAAAATCATAATATCGTAACATGAAATTTGCCTTTGCTGCGCATTTCAAACCCTTTTTTACAAACTGTTTCACTGGTTTTTTATTCTTATTTGGTGTGGTATTACTTTTTTTGAGTAGGCAAAATACAGCCGCACAAAATCATACATGTGGCACCACCATGCCTCAGTATAGCATTGAAAAACTTAAAAATTACGCCCTAAACGCTAAACCGTTGGCCAAAGAGCAAACCGAAACTGTTTATTTGCCCATGATTTTTCATATTGTTGGCGATGACGACGGCAAGGGCTATTTTGCGGCACTTGAGGTTTTTAGGTTGCTGTGCGAAACAAACGAACAATGGCAGCAAACAAATATCCAATTTTATTTAGCCGACGATATTAAGTTTTGGAATAATACTGACTGGTACGACCACGACTATGACGATGGCGAAAAAATGATGAAAAATGCCAAAGTAAAGGGCACTATAAATATATTCATTGTTGAAAATCCTGCCGACAACTGCGGTTATTTTTCGGGATGGGGCGATGCGATTGCCGTTGCCAAATCGTGCTCGGATGACGGAAGCACTACCCTTGCCCACGAGTTGGGGCATTATTTTGGGCTTCCACACACTTTTTTAGGATGGGAAGGCGGCGAAATACCAAAAACATGGGAGCAAGAGTTGGTAGATGGCAGTAACTGCAGTATTACCGGAGATTATTTTTGCGATACCCCCGCCGACTATTTATGGGACCGCTGGCCTTGCCCGTACAAAGGCACTTTAAAAGACCCTAAAGGAAATATTATTCATCCGGATGAAACACTGTATATGTCGTATGCCTACGACGAATGTAGCGACCGGTTTAGTCCAGAGCAAATTGCGTATGTGCAAACCTATTTAGAGGAAGAACGCAAAAACCTAATTAAACCCGACGCACCCAAACCCGTTGAAGTAGACAAAACCGTACTCTATTATCCGGCAGATGGGGCTAAAAATATTAATCCGAATAAAGTATTGTTAGCATGGAAAAAATCGCTGGGTGCCGAATCTTATTTCATACAAATTCAACCCATGCTTCCCAATGCTACAAATACCTATAAATACGTTACCGATACCAGTGTTTGGCTAAAATTAGATGCCGGCGTTAAATATTTTTATGCAATTATGCCCTTTAGCAGTGCCAATGTTTGCGCTCCGCCAGTCAAAGGTTTTTTTACAACCGGCGCTACTACCGATTTATATGTTAAAAGCATTGGCATTGAACCACCACTATGCCATGATAGCCAAAATGGAAGCGTTACACATCTTGAAATTGCCGGAGGTGCCCCACCCTATACCTATATGTGGAGTAATGGCGCAACAGAAGCAAAAATTTCGGGACTAAAATTAGGCAAATATACCGTTACCGTTACCGATGCCAACCAAACAACATCTGTATTAACTGTTTGGGTGCCCGCCCCAACCGTCTTAACCGCCGTAATTCAACAAACCGCCGGCAACGAATTAACCGGCCAACCCCAAGGGGGCACGCCGCCGTTCAGTTATGCCTGGTCGAATGGCAGCACAGGGCAAAGTATTGCCAACCTAATCGAAGGCAATTACGACCTAACTATTACCGATGCAAATGGCTGTACCGCAACCGCACAAACTGTTTTACTAAATGTAAGCGCAAGTATTACCCAACCAGCTTGCTATGGCTATAACAACGGAAAACTTAACTTAACCATAGCAGGGGGCTTAAAACCTTATGAATTTGAGTGGAGCAACGGTGCTACCACCCAAAATTTATCCGGAGTTGAAGCCGGCAACTACACCGTTACCATTACCGATAACAATAATTTAAAAGTAATACTGCCTTACAATATTAGCCAGCCGTCAGAAATTGAAATACAAGTTGAAACCGCCGGAACTACTGCCTTTGCAACCGTAACCGGTGGAAATCCACCTTATTTATATCAATGGGCTAACGGCCAAACCGAGGTGCCAACCGCACTTAAATTGCCCTTAGGCGACCAAAAATTAGTTGTATTTGATGCCGATAATTGTAGCGGCTCGATATTATTTAACGTCAAACCTTTTACCGGAACTGATTTTAGCAATACAACCGCCCAGCAAAACTGGGTAGTTACCCCCACACTTATTGAGGCAAATACGCAAAACCTTACCGTTATATTAAGTAATAACAAAAACGGCAATAAGCATCAATTTGCAGCCTATTTACAAAGTGTTGCCGGATATAAGATGCCATTAATTGCGTCAAACATTTATCCGGATAATAATACGGCGCAAGAATTTCAAATTGCGCTGCCAAATAATTTAAC
The sequence above is drawn from the Sphingobacteriales bacterium genome and encodes:
- a CDS encoding SLC13/DASS family transporter; amino-acid sequence: MSSKQHKSKRRTLFLSSKQLKLIAGPLLACLFFFVIDLDPAKPQVSIMAGIIVWVATWWMLEATHIAVTAFVPFLLMPLLGVLDAKTTAIQYMDHIIFMFVGGFILAFSIEHWGLHIRLSLKILSVLGRNPLTVLMGAMLCSWFISMWISNTATTMMLLAAVLAIVNRVETDSEQTDPRAVTKFNAALMLGLAYSATIGGMATIIGTPTNLIFSGFYEKNYPNEPGISFAGWLTAGLPLSICLLASIFAILYWFCLRKQAALPFDIGHFKQQYAQLGAWRYEEKMLAGVLTIAALLWFFRDDLVLGNFTISGWANLLPQPNYVQDSTVAILMAFALFFIPSKSKPARALCTWKEAQKLPYDIILLFGSGFAIAKGFEVSGLSTWLASQLTVLSQVPPFLMILGICALVTLMSEFASNVATIQLLLPVLAALSQSLNIDPLLLMLPATFAASLGFMLPVATAPNTIVFGTGKIPLPLMLRIGLLLDVVGIILITLFYS
- a CDS encoding antibiotic biosynthesis monooxygenase produces the protein MLIRIVKMQFTSNGANLFEPIFLQVKPQILQQEGCLSVELWRDTLDPNTYFTYSLWQSPQDLAQYRASALFLQTWRQVKPLFAAPAQAWSVEKLA
- the vanZ gene encoding VanZ family protein — its product is MNKLSAAFFRKMAFAWAFIIVIISLLPAEKLPRMPFTLLHPDKIGHLVFYGILTYLVHKGFKLHYMITFIGVVLFGLLMEIFQVSFTNRYFELADLIADAAGAALTLLVLGYKFRAQKN
- a CDS encoding transcriptional regulator — encoded protein: MKDVLKNMNKAFDSRVRIAIMSLLLANEWVDFNSIKETLGITDGNLASHTTSLERKRYIEVTKKFVGKRPNTSYKATELGKIAFFNYVACLRQLLPAQSLPQTTDANK
- a CDS encoding diacylglycerol kinase family protein, with protein sequence MQLHAVAALLAVLFGIWLRVSGIEWAVLCLTIGSVMAAEAFNSAIEQLTDMVSPDFNPKAGLVKDLAAGAVTLVAISAVAVAIGIFAPKIWSKYLVLYFS
- a CDS encoding polysaccharide biosynthesis C-terminal domain-containing protein, which translates into the protein MGVMRRQGLKSMLMAYIGVVLGAINVLAVYPACLTPELIGLSGALTDSAMLLLPTVLLGSTYMGVKFFPNFNNTNKKHNGFLGLLLLIPLFGFAVFALIFPAIKPLLQSLFIKQSPLFSQYIVYLLPLLFLFALQWALESWLKSLFLVAIPSLLRETLWRLLVIAACVLYFYGFVNQHGFVIAYIGCYAIVCLCFVLYVIGLKKFYWRINFAQLNKPLVRQMATYSGYIILAGLGVIGMRTIDALMITSMSGLHSAGVYRIAFFIGTIIEIPYRVFTQIASPLVASYLSNKNITALDEVYKKVSINQFIVGLLLLLLIALNLNTLFKLMPNGQIYAAGWYVVLIIGAAKVIDSLTSVNNEIIVYSDFYRISLLIMLSTVAVTIISNLVLIPLCGITGAAIATLATITLFNFLKLWFIYYKYKIQPFSKQTVKVLGAALISAIPAFLIPQLGHYLLDSTLKTIFLVGIYSTLIWKWNISPDINMFLISLMSKIKQR
- a CDS encoding T9SS type A sorting domain-containing protein codes for the protein MKKLLLLFVLCAFLLSANTYAGIVDVRFADPQYSGNSYCVKVQVKAQDISFELGSATIFFDYNMDAIGKPSVKSLNFNDKNNCGPGGTTSYTNSFTFLELDKAGEGNYAILLNAPNSGCPSVTTAWVDVAEFCFEVLNPNLEVGLKINTKYTAFNTVANNGQMHDLGEVGGVEGTATESPVLVKYNANISVYPNFTQSKVYIDLKAQNTAKAVINIYDMTGRVVSYLEKDAVVGKQSYEIDLAGFTNGYYLIDIHQGNNKVSHKVLLTH
- the ruvC gene encoding crossover junction endodeoxyribonuclease RuvC, which produces MPTTAKTTTQTQPVITPPPPGFIRIAGVDPGTTAMGYAIIDAAKNEHILLSMGVIQLHKYPDAYVKLEKIFERLHGIFEYFNPNVLAIEAPFYGSNVQSMLKLGRAQGVAITAAMLHKMPVFEYAPRKIKQAITGNGNASKEQVAALLLKMLQLNKAPSFLDATDALGVAVCHSFQVFSALGAGNTGNSLGANKPARKKKPANWDSFIAENPHRVKK
- a CDS encoding HIT family protein, with product MSTIFSRIIAGQIPSYKIAENDRYFAFLDINPIAEGHTLVVPKHEIDYFFDLDNADLSGIMLFSKKIATALRLAVPCQRIGIAVVGLEVPHAHVHLVPLQTIHDLDFTKPRLQFTPQQYQSLTEGIRSKLPHNTATFLPDADFLQ